CCGGTTGCGCTTCACAAAATTCTGCCGGTCAGGGTTAGTTTCAGAAAGAAACTCTGTAAGCAAACCGCCATTATCAAGCATCTCCACAGCTGTTCTCCGATGAGCTGACGGATAAATACGGTCCAATCCATGCGCCAGTACGCCTACCGTAGCCAGTCTGTTACTCAAAGCTGCCCGGTGTGCATGGATATCAATCCCATAAGCAAGTCCGCTTACCACAAGTACATCCGGACAAAGAGCCTTAAGATCCGCCATAAAATCGCCACATATACGCTGCCCATAATCGGTTGAATTCCTGGTACCCACCATGCTTATCACTCGTAGGGTATTCAGATCCGTGCTCCCTTTAAAGAACAATACGATTGGAGCATCGGGGCATTCCCTCAATCGCGAAGGATAAGCCTCGTCGTTTATAGTAATGCAGCTAATTTTGTTTTTCTGAGCAAAGGCATATTCAGCCTCAGCCCTTAAAAGAGCCTGAGGACAATTGAGCAAATCAACAATCTTTGGAGTAATTCCCGGAACCAACTGTGAAAGTTCGGTGCGATGTGAGAAAAGCACTTCTGCACTTCCAGCAGAATTTATAAGGTTTCGCGCGCTAATCAATCCCACTCCCGGGATTTGTGTCAGCGCAATGCTGGCAATTATTTCCTGATCTGTCATTTGGCGAAGTAGGGCTCGAAAGCTTTATCGAAAAGTTCACTATGCCCTAAACGTCCATTGGTGAGACACACCAGCTCTACTTTTGATTTAACGGATGCTTTACCGTCAAAGAGACGAAAGATATCCTGATAAAACACATACTTCACCCCTTCCTTTTCAATATAAAGCCTGGAAACAAACTCTTCACCGCTATGCAATGGTGTTTTATACGCAATGGTAATTCTGGCAACTACAGGATCAAGTCCCTGCCCGTGAAGTTCGGCAAAGTTAATGCCTAGTTTAGTAATGAATTCGTGGCGTGTGTGTTCCAGATAATGCTGGTAGATTGCGTTGTTAACTATGCCCTGCATATCGCATTCATAGTCGCGCACCTTCATATTCAGTTCAAAAATGTATTTATTCATAATAAGGTTTTTAAAATAACAGGAATAACAAATATTCTCTTGTACAAAAGATTGCATTCTTCTGTACAAGAGAATTAATTGTTTTGTACAGAAGAAATCATTCTTTTGTACAAGACTTCTTTAACTCCTCGGCGGAGATTAATTTATATAACTTATCGCTTGGACGAATCTTCTCGTCAAATTTCATAGAGAAGTGCTCTCCTTTGCGAACCACCTCTACAGGCTTCAGATCTACCCGTACTTCTTCAAGTGTGGAAAACAAAGCACCTGTAGTAGGTCCGGTTACAAGAAGTTTATCACCTAGTTTAATTTCAGAAGCTTCCACCAAAAACTCAGCCACATTGATGTTACTGAAATATTTAACCGCCTTACCTACGTAAACTTTTCGTTCAGTAGCTTCAGAGCCATAGTTTTTGCTCCACTCGCCAAGTCTTTGTCCCAGATAATATCCGTTCCAGAATCCACGGTTAAACACCGTTTTCAGGCGGTTATCCCAGGCTTGTACTTTTTCTTCGGTAAAAGTTCCGTCCAGACAAGACTGAATAGCCTGCTTGTAACACTCAACAACGGTGCGCACATACTCTGGCCCGCGAGCGCGTCCCTCAATTTTGAACACTCTTACGCCAGCTTCAATCATCTCATCCATGAAATGAATTGTTTTCAAATCCTTTGGCGACATGATATACTGATTGTCCACTTCCAGCTCAATATCACTTTCCTTGTCCTTTACCGTGTAAGCCCTGCGGCAAATCTGCATGCAGGCTCCGCGATTGGCCGAGTTATCCATTTCATGCAAAGAAAGATAGCATTTTCCGGAGACAGCCATGCAAAGCGCGCCGTGACAAAACATCTCTATACGAATTTCTTCGCCATTCGGACCGCATACTTTATCTTCCTTAATCTTATCATAAATACCTCTAACCTGTTTCATATTCAGTTCTCGGGCAAGAACTGCTACATCGGCAAACTGTGCATAGAATTTCAACGCCTCAGCATTGGAAATATTAAGCTGAGTAGAGAGATGCACTTCCTGGTCAATGGAACGGGCATAACACATAACTGCCACATCAGCGGCGATAATTGCAGAGATTCCGGCCTCTTTTGCTGCATCAACAATGGTGCGCATCAAAGGAATATCGCTATCGTAAATAATTGTATTGATAGTAAGATAACTCTTCAAACCATGTTCGTCACAAATGGTGGCTATCTCCTTCAAATCATTTATAGTAAAGGTGTTTGATGAACGAGCACGCATATTTAGATTCTCTATACCAAAGTATATTGAATCGGCTCCTGCCTGAATAGCAGCGGCAAGAGATTCGCGAGAACCCACAGGCGCCATTATTTCAAAGTCTTTTAACTGATGATTCATACCTAATTTTTATAATTTGTTGTGTACAAAGGTAGTAGTTTTTTGCGTATTTTTGCAGCCAATATTAATATGAATATGA
The sequence above is drawn from the uncultured Bacteroides sp. genome and encodes:
- the dprA gene encoding DNA-processing protein DprA; protein product: MTDQEIIASIALTQIPGVGLISARNLINSAGSAEVLFSHRTELSQLVPGITPKIVDLLNCPQALLRAEAEYAFAQKNKISCITINDEAYPSRLRECPDAPIVLFFKGSTDLNTLRVISMVGTRNSTDYGQRICGDFMADLKALCPDVLVVSGLAYGIDIHAHRAALSNRLATVGVLAHGLDRIYPSAHRRTAVEMLDNGGLLTEFLSETNPDRQNFVKRNRIVAGMSDATIVIESAVKGGALITADIAQSYHRDCFAFPGRVADEFSIGCNNLIKENKAGLIISAEDFVKAMCWDADSKAVPVAVQRQLFVDFTEEEQLVVDILSKKGDSQINSLVVDTDIPVNKMNALLFELEMKGVIRVLAGGMYQLL
- a CDS encoding acyl-CoA thioesterase, which produces MNKYIFELNMKVRDYECDMQGIVNNAIYQHYLEHTRHEFITKLGINFAELHGQGLDPVVARITIAYKTPLHSGEEFVSRLYIEKEGVKYVFYQDIFRLFDGKASVKSKVELVCLTNGRLGHSELFDKAFEPYFAK
- a CDS encoding peptidase U32 family protein; amino-acid sequence: MNHQLKDFEIMAPVGSRESLAAAIQAGADSIYFGIENLNMRARSSNTFTINDLKEIATICDEHGLKSYLTINTIIYDSDIPLMRTIVDAAKEAGISAIIAADVAVMCYARSIDQEVHLSTQLNISNAEALKFYAQFADVAVLARELNMKQVRGIYDKIKEDKVCGPNGEEIRIEMFCHGALCMAVSGKCYLSLHEMDNSANRGACMQICRRAYTVKDKESDIELEVDNQYIMSPKDLKTIHFMDEMIEAGVRVFKIEGRARGPEYVRTVVECYKQAIQSCLDGTFTEEKVQAWDNRLKTVFNRGFWNGYYLGQRLGEWSKNYGSEATERKVYVGKAVKYFSNINVAEFLVEASEIKLGDKLLVTGPTTGALFSTLEEVRVDLKPVEVVRKGEHFSMKFDEKIRPSDKLYKLISAEELKKSCTKE